Within Vicia villosa cultivar HV-30 ecotype Madison, WI linkage group LG1, Vvil1.0, whole genome shotgun sequence, the genomic segment tgacaaaccctaatgattacaacTTTTCAATAATTGGTTTGCTTacttaaaactaggttacaaagtttcctatttataacctattcccaactggacttgggcctacAATCACAactttatttgctgttacaaataagcaaaaatcttctgctaaaagaatggtctttaatcataagtttcctaaattgtctccataattagaaactacataatcttcaatattctgacttgattcttttgacctttaaatcggcgccatataggattgcataatattctatagaatattctgcatctgttaatTACATATTGAATCTTCACATTCCAGCTTCAGCAGGCACAATATCACATAAGACATGATGTCATAGAGTATGTCtcaacattccatagaacatcttgttgttgtacctgttttgttcacatttatatttgcaagttctatagaTCCTATTACAAATTGTTGCTACTacgttttagccaaacataaatacCAATCACATAACTCAAGGCATTAATAAACTCAAAACAAATAGACCTAGAGAAGCTCACGTCCAATTTCTAGTTGAGGGACTCAGCCTAAATTCGGTGTGAGGAACTCGTGTCCATGTTCTGCTTGAGGGACTAGTCACAACTCTCCCTAAGGGACATGCCCAAGTGTGAATATTTAAGGCAATTGAACTAAATCACTTCTTGCTTTTCAAGATCTCGTGCTTGAGAGATTGTGTATCAGTAAAATCGTATTGAGCCATATACGGCGATAAGTTTACCAATCCTAGAAGAAAAAGGCCTAGATAGAGTAATACAAATCTCACAGAGGGTGGGAAAATATCAAATGCCGCCCAAAGTTGAGTCTTGAGTCGCCCATTAGTTGCAATACTCATCCATTGGCTGTAACACTTGCCTATCGGGTTGCATCACTCGACCAATATTGGACTTTATTCAGTCTGTCCCTCACCCACACATGAAACATGGGGAATGACATGTCCTTAGACACTAACTTTATAAAATCTTTGTAGAGAGAAATCATGTTCTCCAAAATAATAATAGGAATGCCGATTTTCATGACCCACGCTCCTAAAAGACGCTCCTAAAAGATGAGCAGAATAGCCGCTCTATAGGTCTAAATATGTTGACCCAACAAACCTCTAGAAATACCTCAACTACAAGGTTTACAATAGATCATTCGATTCACATAAGATTTATAAATacataaaaagagaaaaagttgttCACTTATGTGCAAAATCAAACTAGTGTACATACGAATTCATTGATATAGAAAATTAGGATTAATATTATGAAACTATAGTACAAAGTGATTTCATAGTCTTGCCGAAAACAAGCGGCTTCAATTTTTTCTATCTTCCACTAAGTTGAGAGAATGGAGTGAGAGTTCCATTGATAAGAGAACTATCTTCCCCATCTTTGAAAGATGAAGGTATAGCAGGCCAAACAAAAGCAGGTCTTTCCATTGGAACAGTTGGAGGCGAAGCTTCTCCCTTTAGAACCATCAAAACAGTTTTCATTGATGGCCTTTCATTTGGATTTGGATGACAACAAGCCAATCCAAGAATAAGCacaatttcaatttcttccaatgTTGTCCTCTCAATATCATCCTCTTCATCAACACATATCCTTTTATCAACAACACTAACACTTTTCCCCTTTCCATAAAGCTCCCAAACCCAATACACAATACTATTTTTATAATCATCTTGTGCATACACATTTTCAGGTCTTTTTCCACACACAACTTCCAAAACAAGCACACCAAATGCATACACATCTGTTTCGACCGTCGCTCTTCCCATTAGAAAAGTTTCTGGTGCAATATAACCCGGCGTTCCTGCAATTTGCTTGGTTGAATGATGAGTTTCATTTCTCTTTTGAATTGTTCGCGCCAATCCAAAATCACCCAATTTTGCGTTGTAATCTAAGTCCAACATTATGTTGCTTGCTTTAATGTCTCTATGAAGCACTCTTTTTTCACATCCATTGTGAAGATAATCCAGTGCTCGTGCCACGTCACGAATCACGCTATTCCTAGTTTTCCAATCAAGTACTTTTGAATATTGTAATTCAAATTCATCACTCGATTGGTCAAATAGGTATTTGTCTAAACTTCCATGGGGCATGAATTCGTAAACGAGAAGAAGTTCTTTCCGTTCGTAGCACCAACCAATGAGTTTCACTAAGTTTTTATGGCGAAGACTTCCAATTGTTGTTACTTCTGCTATAAATTCTTGCTTTCCTTGACGCGAGTTCTTTGAGATTCTCTTCACAGCTATGTCTTTGTTGTTTTCAAGGATACCCTTATAGACAGTTCCAAATCCACCTTCGCCCAGCTTGTTCTGAAGGCTGAATCCACCTGTTGCTTTTATCAGTTCCTTTAATTCATATTTCTTTGGAGCCATAGATGAGTGTTGAATTTGATCCTCTATATGTGGATTTGTATCATCTGAAATCTCCATGTTTTTTCTTCTTCGAGCATAAGCCAAAATAAAAACCAGCACACCTATGATTATCACAATTGGAATTATGATAAAAATCCACCAGAGATTTTTTTCATTATCAATATCTTCTACATTGAATTCCCATCTTAGTACACAGTTCAGCTCCGTGTAATTGCTTGTTGAAGCAGAAAAACCGACGTAAACCTCTTGACTAAGATAAGAAGAAAGATTAAGAGGTGGAGATTCCAAAAGGGTCTCCAGAGAATCCTGTGAATTTTCATTCATTGAACCAAAAACAGATATTATATCATTGGAATACTGAATTCTCACAGTTACATTAAGACCAGACGAAAGATTGACCTTAGTGTTTAGTAATGGTTTTTGTTTCAACGAAGAGATGCTATTTATGTTGATTCCAACATGGTCTGAAGGACCATCTTGTGCCGAATTCTGCCGTGTATCAAACTCTACTGCAAGAATTTGGGCTCGAGAAGTTCCATTTGTGGAAGCATTAACAATACCAAGCCATTGTCCATGACTATTTTCAGGAAGAGAGGGTTCTGAAGTTAAGATAAAGGCTATGCCTTCTCCACCGGGGGAAGTTTGAGGAGTTATGTTGAGAACAAAAGTTGTGTTGAAAGAAGctgttttgttgtttttcttgttCCAAAGTGTGTATGGCTTGTTGTAAAAAGCACGTCCGGAAAGATTAGCCAGTGGTTGTCCACGATCATCTGAGGTTACTTGGATGGCACCTTTTAATATGCTTGAGTTTGCGATTAAACGCAAATTGGATGCATCTTCTGGTTGGAAGGTTGAGAAGTTGAAATCTAAGCAACCAACTTTGGTAAAAACTATGATATTGAAAATGAGTAGCAAAAACAAGTTCATGATGATTTATTTGATGGTGAAACAAATTTAACAATTCAGCAACAAATAAATGTGAATACTGCAAGATTAAgatatatatcatatatatactTGTTTAAATTCCTTGTGTCTTTTCATCTTCCTGACTATTTCTTGGAAATTTGTTCCGTCATTTCGGAGAAATAAAGATAAGAAGTTTTCTTGGAGGATTTATGtcatcaaatttttttaattatatataaaaaactgAAGGAAAAACCACTCTTTCTAGATTGTGAAAAATGTGATAAGAAGTTTTCTTGAAGTATTCAACGTAAAAAAAACGTAGGAAAAAACGACTGTTTCTAagttgtgaaaaataaaaatacgGCTTTTCCTAAGTTATTTTTCAACAAGAATGATAGCAGAATTCTACTTCTCACCCCAAAACTTAACCCTGGCACCCCCCAAAGGAttgaaaacaccaaaatattcaaccaaaatcATTTATTCCATTTTTAAAAAGTTTGAGGACAGTGTCGggtttttcaaattttagggcgATACAGGAAATTTGAGCAGTGTACCGAAAATTCTGCGAAAACAAGTTTCCGGTATTTTTATGAGATTTCGGGTATTTTTTACCGGAAATTGTGAAATTTCCAGTATTTCGTACCGGCAATTTTGAAATTTATAGTGTTTTATACCGAAAATTTCGAAATTTCCGgtatctttataaatttttaaaatatcgtaaattttgaaatttccggtattttgtcAGGTCCCGGAAATTtagaaatatttgaaatttccggtagtttgtttttttataaattatatttttgttatattttttttctagtgAGGACTAGAGGCAGGGATGGTACAGTTGCTGGTCGGGCCATCGATAGAGCCGAGGCTCGTGCTCGGGTTGATTCTGATGAGGCTGGTACGTCAGTCTTACATGCTGGGCGCGTTGCTTTGACCGAATCTAACCGAAAATGGAGGGTTGAGGAGGCGCAGACAGGTAGGGGTTCCGTGGACCTCGGTGCAAGGGTGGTAGAGCTTCCACTGCTGTGGACGGACAAGTTGAGTTGGTGCGGATGCTAGGGTTGAGGTTGTTGCTTGGGAGGATGTTGTTCGGGAGGATGCTGCAGAGGGTGTGGCTAGGGTTGAGCTGGTGGTTACTAGGGTTGAGCCGGAGCAGGCTAGGGTTGAGCCGGAGGTACATGTTGCTGATGATGTGGTGGTTATGGGAGCAGGTGACTGTGGTTGTTGAGGAGGTGGTGGTGCATAATATGGACATCACCACAGGTGCATCTACAGAGACATCAATACACGCTGATGAAGCTTATCCAGGAGGACCTTCTAACAGGTCCGTTTTGACTTCCATTTGTTGGACTTTGCTAGATGCTCCCTAAAGATGTTGGACGCCGCTCTATTATCAGCTTTTGTAGAGAGATGGCACCCGGAGACATAATCCTTCCATCTTCCATTCAGGGAGATGATTGTGACTCTAGATAATGTGCATGACCTATTTCATCTTCCTATAGCTGGTACATTTTTTACACCAGTTCATAGGGACCAGACGACGGCGGTGCAGGTGGTGAGGGATACGTTAGAGGTTGATGAGATGATTGTGCTCAAGGAGTTTGGTGACACTCAAGGCTTTCACCTCAGGATGTCTTGGCTGAGGAAGGTTTACCAACAGCTGGTCGATGCGGGGAGGTATGAGGCTTCCTATAGGGCGTACATGTTATATCTAGTGACATGTACTCTCTTTGCGGAGAAGTCTACATATTATATAGATGTTCGCTATCTGACTCTCTTCAGCGACCTTGATACCCCGttgtagcggggaaattctgatatcgaagctataggattgactcgaatcaatatttcgtttgaaatcgccaccccgctttattgtttccaaaggaaaagggaaaagaacgtaaaacccaaagttttgtttttaagacaagaaagagatctcaggttcgggtgttgattatatgaggggaaggttttaagcacccctcatacctgtggtactccacatgaacctttttgaaaatctgtgtcgtgtgtgctaaaaaagggtttgttttatttttaaaataagctcggcaagacattaagccttgtgtctacatacctcctcggtgcaatggagaagtcagagctaatgtagttccgcttaaagggaaaacggtttttaaaacgaataaacactttatcgtcgtcggagagaaatactcagccattgatcttgagcatgagaacaaacaagttctttgcatcgcaaatgaaagaagggctccaactcggataaaatcaacgagtatgccactagctctctcacgcggaaaagatctcattttatcaatcaatttcaaaatcgtggggtataaccactcctttcgacaattagtcgtgtctaaacttttgaagaaaaggccacttagggcaaaagatattttaaagaaaaaaaggttttgaaaagattgcaaacataagaaggtttttgaaaaagggagaagattttgaaaatctaagaagtgggaggagatgaagaggctatcctattgcgtaaaataaaagctaaggaaagaaacgatctaaccaaataagaagccaacacttgacattaaaagtcaaggtagatttcccatcctttggaattatcaataccaacacattaacacttggggatctagatgaacttattatcttagcaccatctcgcattaagcacattaaaattctgacgaaaatcgggcagagtaacggctgttttcgggtaaaatccttatctcaatgccttggaattaaccatcaaggactttcaaggaaatacctgcatacacaaacagacaacaatccaatgctagacagacagaacaaccacagagtaataacagaataagggtccagaggcactaggtccataagtccgaatctccaaaatgctagggatagtaaccaatagtccaaagagagccttatgtgtttttttcagatttttgttatttattagtgttttagcataaaagtaaagtatggtcccagtggacaaaaagaaaatagcggaaacataaacatatgtccaagtggacaaagagaaaatagcggaatataaacgtccaaatggacaaagggaaaatagcggaatgtaaatatgatgaaatgataaaataaagcgataaagcgagaaatataaagagcaatataataaaagtgcggaaattaaagtcaattgttagatgttaaagataaccatcttgaaacttgtcaagtatgttatcaaagttagtaatgaagatcgatggtgagtgaaggatgtactcgga encodes:
- the LOC131621418 gene encoding probable L-type lectin-domain containing receptor kinase S.5 yields the protein MNLFLLLIFNIIVFTKVGCLDFNFSTFQPEDASNLRLIANSSILKGAIQVTSDDRGQPLANLSGRAFYNKPYTLWNKKNNKTASFNTTFVLNITPQTSPGGEGIAFILTSEPSLPENSHGQWLGIVNASTNGTSRAQILAVEFDTRQNSAQDGPSDHVGININSISSLKQKPLLNTKVNLSSGLNVTVRIQYSNDIISVFGSMNENSQDSLETLLESPPLNLSSYLSQEVYVGFSASTSNYTELNCVLRWEFNVEDIDNEKNLWWIFIIIPIVIIIGVLVFILAYARRRKNMEISDDTNPHIEDQIQHSSMAPKKYELKELIKATGGFSLQNKLGEGGFGTVYKGILENNKDIAVKRISKNSRQGKQEFIAEVTTIGSLRHKNLVKLIGWCYERKELLLVYEFMPHGSLDKYLFDQSSDEFELQYSKVLDWKTRNSVIRDVARALDYLHNGCEKRVLHRDIKASNIMLDLDYNAKLGDFGLARTIQKRNETHHSTKQIAGTPGYIAPETFLMGRATVETDVYAFGVLVLEVVCGKRPENVYAQDDYKNSIVYWVWELYGKGKSVSVVDKRICVDEEDDIERTTLEEIEIVLILGLACCHPNPNERPSMKTVLMVLKGEASPPTVPMERPAFVWPAIPSSFKDGEDSSLINGTLTPFSQLSGR